A window from uncultured Fibrobacter sp. encodes these proteins:
- a CDS encoding LamG-like jellyroll fold domain-containing protein yields MSSYNLGWNTPAVFARDSLDWTSGHSLLDSALAGWFKNTKDSRVSAWKKKNSGKKVADLRNARPDLVPSRFTVIADGAAGLAVREYIQGPNYRGDIANVVFLNTPHEGTGIADQSFFNDGDLLDRGNPLKYAGLVPLALAAYIVGGMDGLQELMISLMKDAVMALAYNAGDINGALDNAKLFDDYSVDRASSWYLAQDADNRDPKYKNLISQHGADSLLGSTQLLNLGSVRSGYSHPKYNVVYSYGLPTIGNGRRTLDDFVEQAKNHIPMDKVAGALADTLNARFGGVADSAKATLRAMADSALNGLDSSEWAKNFGQYIDKFQDVKMALDAVAELRTMKFNKDDLPGTVYKLLRFVNKYIPDEYKSEIFSLFMEYFTPETKETLATAGECLLGGGSVKGCAREGMKVVAANLANYSLNFLDEGLFDVPLNSASGENVRAFREGGATRLGVNLDDIMDSSWPTQYSSFKTDIKGLEDYRDLLSDVGELETDRRLVDLALNVACEIVSNANAAYGKICSAAEFATNVVLVGAVSYKIHKVADKSGALKATRALSAVSTVVPLRNYSVRLYHGDSVPGVSSDMEQMLFGQPSISIASVRNAGSDTVVVPMLFSDSTCDTLDIVDKNHLFSACPFAAPAATEMPLSAFSATAPDGSSMYVKDVAYGADGTARARYGKLGFFTTRNAIEEMRFRIDDLQPDSLRWIKFDFNTRVQIIYERRDASTWFVYFEKSYKQDPPVDTLHVSPVRDDGLFVLRPEDVINKYNSTLKDSSGRYGIAGLMEDGTNMVYVSMMNKLGWTTSANFSFFRQATEPNYDLGWPVGFAHLSKLSHVTAFANDAAYKNQSGLSLNSLRVYVSKVGLLNSEKDSADVDFVQLPRDTSDNSTEWKGSVDLDTALKNLDISAEGEYLLEWRFEFIDMSDSVQIYWKRATIHVDTTGPQQQLLLANKNLTGTASDGKWAEVVATDSLAEPVRAMRALAIDAQGHVVRLFNRTRVYSRRFGFGWAPGAKPLAQGKYTLLVQSFDFADPDSAAYANLLNITDSDTSVWDSVLKNGSFKSSGFNGTTLRETFWVDNTAPSVVSGSDSLTTVPDSLASGCGHSRISGGTSVLNSCNLASLSFRVHEDTLGRDTPEVKVEVVFEDSVAHRKVSFEGTLPMYSSNELYTFEETHANRLKDGVYSITARLTDPAGNVSTTRVNNKVIVDRTAPSVYDVFVGTAYDSIAELGTLAGDVAQNMDDPRNVSTLWCERKLDVLGISTGWKPADSLTFTSGATQKKLHFGIKDLAQGKPDGNWTVHLGCYDAAGNFGTGLSFFGMGARFPRITFPVDTLNSFYYGRVLVKGIAPNPVTHGDGSDQYGSFELSWKADGDSVWHSDGFEYLSSGAWNDKERDLAIWTLDTVPSGVDTLRLSVRACDTCAWVSTLQEVFVYAQIDSLYPDTSEMKIRIFLLDSTHSVGTSDSMLVELDHVTDTTAWKLKGSIYVRSQFDSSMVEATKFTFDPAVVSPFQGKPANLDSGLYIWQENGLWNVYWVGTPKGTIIDTAYLQQKSLGLAPVPAPDTVKRMVPKLTLRYLGSSIVTTDTVFTMADMDSSAMGSVETGSIVVPAYDRSATWWLDSLGGSPLHIQFRTDSSFIVDVSSVESTDSLVFCGKNARPAYDAISSFMGVGMVYVHPWQYTMRVVWNGYTDGGMEPGGDSAYAKVVAYSKADPSQIITDSIAWLLDRAATKLEKGTILTNTLFLDFDFSDTLPVKREEILFKYGLHGQPAYVTEQVVDSKDQVVMSFKQDTLIPSGPSNDANKISWNGVGADNTVASLGNYIFRVIACSDSPCVNAVDTLKYPFSLDTRENFVEDSTGIGGTGGSGTAAGQYPSVLTMDEAHPDSLGYLRYEGSIDYLMRSHAEVRHLPEEERTMYYKWKPWSDVRQDTIASQKYAIYEKYRYSVGIRRHRDKFPVTIAVLLATQAVEVSTAGPFIHHTCSSRGQNFPYRIVYFKADIEEGKDLNLDVTLGPKFDIVGYNAENGKPIPAVMGIKVLPIDVYDSAATRADTVYKIGNVLRAEIAGDVDQDWDDQDASALHIDFSIDEIWNLSRTEAEQAELFKEQTELNKWFKNYDRVPYWETGRMVLWDTLPEFVMLSRVIKEGAAIPSCSVDTSATEDDSHFVCGAPNVKEEIADTAGKFLQLFNPHYDMLDVNVLYLFERTVMNRGFAKKDFSPPEGCYSYLKSGTDIGFTLKIHAKSDYWDPPWGYNNLANRYVRFDPTNSTLFGNGGYFWTNYSDDVKKPLSPAMKNHYGTNGWEFSYDDDNSRITAFEAERFPMRQSGMNPLWFGDEINTGNRDSLYLSKFAITYFNAGTTIPFRTVAKMNRVVKKTVNSTDATAKQDNWVNATCDINPLDIGFVVAPAMSPNQAIIIDSNASTPYPFRGNIDALRRSPGNSYVFYPDLRSRIHVGTGDWDDSLWTAKYVVTTGAVPLIRNPVTDVSLEFITASPVPIPSVNLLDSVCRYVLRPGDTANGYWVVPKNSIDSVNIGKGKFIYSSYNATNSGFIPVVTDSTGLRLVNSGWDTLRVTGGGWTLRNPGVRDTLALDYVFSADGTIPVNMKNSNHSVPLRNVLAQNNADTLLVDPWVKEMDVTLDSLVYRDDTLADTAQQRHALLDASYNDTTRLFDVEWNGVAPTFRMNEIATFRGRVPGDKAPWRLSYVHGSYTYPVAEGVQDTVPVTEPFPILTRFNMNHLHGNASFFLMWGGGKAGKTHYRKLDLLVGNRVNPSDSVHVQSMYANVGADFVPGAWGADPVDVTVRSVSPNEYVYRTFKNLAVTGPMVEILPSHDFGEDDSLWPMVSVKMSKADVDATKKDVSELAIYKPDTVAREIVPLTPSWQECYKVDPSGDIQDSCNSSGGWDYVLLRAKTRTFSDFIVLDTASATSYEPVVTPPVPDTLICAEPMLDTVWAGTYNGRLEFANPCVGRANYLLQLRVGGNVAAEHQGVLSGPAIAWEARRGDIWLPADVYTSRIDIHGVDGSAEHFAGPMVRVDSVRPWVSYVDIAVADGDSGSRILLVSTSLADSISGIANAVVDVRYGGYVVERRVVPYGGAADTSLVEQFVLSPSLLAACTGCRATVNVRVEDMGHNYVEESWRSRQLYPFPSSLVLWYPMSEGSGNVAHEMLAGLNLPLDSVATPWAYGGKLSLAYVSDHSMPSDYLFSNFETPMSVEFEAIVNIRSGRLFTWRGNLTNLTLGIENNRFYVDAGNGAVELSHVVGETSSKHYIFVLDSTNVTLYVDGKLVGCEALPGGFAMRGTGRPVLGRDSGEHSASFRMSDLRVYNSALTEEQVQFLQNLDSLPPYREPGDTSSVDTSVVDTTPVSLAVRAVEL; encoded by the coding sequence CATGGCCGATAGTGCCCTGAATGGTCTGGATTCGTCCGAATGGGCAAAGAATTTCGGTCAATATATCGATAAGTTCCAAGATGTGAAGATGGCGCTTGATGCTGTCGCGGAACTCCGTACGATGAAATTCAACAAGGACGACCTTCCCGGTACAGTCTACAAGCTTTTGCGCTTTGTGAACAAGTATATTCCGGATGAGTACAAGTCCGAGATATTCTCGCTGTTCATGGAATACTTTACGCCGGAAACGAAGGAGACGCTTGCCACTGCAGGAGAATGTCTGCTTGGTGGTGGCTCGGTCAAGGGCTGTGCCCGTGAAGGCATGAAGGTTGTCGCGGCGAACCTCGCGAACTACTCGCTGAACTTCCTGGACGAGGGCCTTTTCGATGTCCCGCTCAACAGCGCCTCGGGCGAGAATGTGCGTGCCTTCAGGGAAGGCGGCGCGACACGCCTTGGCGTCAATCTGGATGACATCATGGATTCTTCCTGGCCTACACAGTATTCCTCGTTCAAGACAGATATAAAAGGCCTCGAGGATTATCGTGATCTGCTTTCAGATGTGGGTGAATTGGAGACGGACCGCCGGTTGGTAGATCTCGCGCTGAACGTGGCCTGCGAGATAGTGTCCAATGCCAATGCCGCTTACGGAAAAATCTGCAGTGCGGCAGAATTCGCGACGAATGTGGTTTTGGTAGGGGCCGTGTCGTACAAGATTCATAAGGTTGCCGATAAGAGCGGTGCACTCAAGGCTACGCGTGCCCTGTCCGCGGTTTCGACGGTGGTTCCCTTGCGGAACTACTCGGTGCGCCTCTATCACGGCGATTCCGTTCCGGGGGTATCCTCGGACATGGAACAGATGCTGTTCGGGCAGCCTTCGATTTCCATCGCGTCCGTGCGCAATGCGGGTAGCGACACCGTGGTGGTTCCGATGTTGTTCTCTGATTCAACGTGTGATACCTTGGATATTGTTGACAAGAACCATCTTTTCTCGGCTTGTCCTTTTGCGGCTCCGGCGGCGACAGAAATGCCCCTGTCTGCGTTTTCGGCCACCGCCCCGGATGGGTCGTCGATGTACGTGAAGGACGTCGCCTATGGCGCCGACGGTACGGCTCGTGCGCGTTATGGCAAGCTTGGTTTTTTCACGACTCGGAATGCTATCGAGGAGATGCGTTTCCGCATAGACGACTTGCAGCCGGATAGCCTGAGATGGATCAAGTTCGACTTCAATACGCGAGTCCAGATAATTTACGAACGTCGCGATGCCTCTACATGGTTCGTCTATTTTGAAAAATCCTACAAGCAGGATCCTCCGGTGGATACTCTGCATGTTTCCCCAGTGAGAGACGACGGTCTGTTCGTATTGCGACCGGAAGATGTCATCAATAAATATAATTCAACACTCAAGGACAGTAGCGGTAGATACGGTATTGCGGGGCTCATGGAAGATGGCACGAACATGGTGTACGTGTCGATGATGAATAAACTGGGTTGGACAACTTCGGCCAACTTCTCATTCTTCCGGCAGGCGACAGAGCCGAATTACGACCTTGGGTGGCCCGTCGGTTTTGCCCACCTATCCAAGCTCTCGCACGTTACGGCGTTTGCGAATGACGCGGCCTATAAAAATCAGAGTGGACTTTCCCTCAATTCGCTGCGGGTCTACGTCTCGAAGGTCGGGCTCCTTAATTCGGAGAAGGATTCCGCCGATGTCGACTTTGTGCAACTGCCCAGGGATACAAGTGACAATTCGACGGAATGGAAGGGCTCCGTGGATCTCGACACCGCTCTGAAAAACTTGGACATCAGTGCCGAGGGCGAATACCTGCTGGAATGGCGGTTTGAATTTATTGATATGTCCGATAGTGTGCAGATATACTGGAAACGTGCGACCATACATGTGGATACCACCGGACCGCAACAGCAATTGCTTCTTGCCAATAAAAACCTTACCGGGACCGCGTCCGACGGGAAATGGGCCGAAGTGGTTGCGACCGATTCCCTTGCGGAACCTGTGCGCGCCATGCGTGCGCTCGCGATTGATGCGCAGGGCCATGTCGTAAGGCTGTTCAACAGGACGAGGGTTTATTCGAGGCGCTTCGGGTTCGGCTGGGCCCCCGGCGCGAAGCCGCTGGCCCAGGGCAAGTACACGCTGCTTGTCCAGTCGTTCGACTTCGCTGACCCGGATTCCGCGGCCTATGCGAATCTGCTTAACATCACCGACTCCGACACGTCCGTTTGGGACTCCGTTCTGAAAAACGGGTCGTTTAAGTCGTCAGGCTTCAACGGGACCACGTTGAGGGAAACCTTCTGGGTAGACAATACGGCTCCGTCGGTCGTGTCCGGCTCCGATTCCTTGACCACGGTTCCGGATTCGCTGGCGAGCGGATGTGGACACTCCAGAATATCGGGTGGTACGAGCGTGCTCAACTCCTGCAACCTGGCATCGCTCTCGTTCCGCGTGCACGAGGACACTCTTGGCCGCGATACCCCCGAAGTGAAGGTGGAGGTGGTGTTCGAGGATTCGGTGGCGCATAGGAAGGTCTCCTTTGAAGGAACCCTGCCGATGTACAGTTCAAACGAACTCTATACGTTCGAGGAGACACATGCGAACAGGCTGAAGGACGGCGTGTATTCCATAACCGCAAGGCTGACTGATCCGGCCGGGAACGTGTCGACGACGAGGGTGAATAACAAGGTCATTGTCGACAGGACTGCACCTTCCGTGTACGATGTCTTTGTGGGCACGGCTTATGATTCCATAGCGGAACTGGGAACCCTTGCTGGCGATGTCGCGCAGAACATGGATGACCCTCGCAATGTCTCTACGCTATGGTGCGAACGCAAACTTGACGTGCTCGGGATATCGACGGGCTGGAAACCAGCCGATTCGCTGACATTTACGTCGGGCGCGACACAGAAAAAGCTGCATTTCGGCATCAAGGACCTTGCGCAAGGCAAACCGGACGGGAACTGGACTGTCCATCTCGGCTGCTACGATGCCGCGGGGAATTTCGGGACGGGACTCAGCTTCTTCGGAATGGGGGCGCGTTTCCCGCGCATCACGTTCCCCGTTGATACGTTGAATTCCTTCTATTACGGTCGCGTGCTAGTGAAGGGCATCGCTCCGAACCCGGTTACGCACGGAGATGGGAGCGACCAGTACGGGTCTTTCGAACTCTCGTGGAAGGCCGATGGCGATTCTGTGTGGCATTCTGACGGATTCGAGTATCTGTCGTCTGGGGCCTGGAATGACAAGGAACGGGATTTGGCCATCTGGACGCTCGATACCGTGCCCTCCGGCGTCGATACGCTTCGCCTGTCGGTGCGGGCGTGCGATACGTGCGCCTGGGTGTCGACCCTGCAAGAGGTTTTTGTCTATGCCCAGATAGATTCTCTGTATCCCGACACGAGCGAGATGAAAATCCGGATTTTTCTGCTAGATAGCACACATTCCGTTGGAACGAGTGACAGTATGCTCGTTGAGTTGGACCATGTGACCGATACCACAGCATGGAAACTGAAAGGGTCAATTTATGTGCGTTCGCAGTTCGACTCTTCTATGGTCGAGGCGACCAAGTTCACCTTTGACCCCGCGGTCGTTTCGCCGTTCCAAGGCAAGCCTGCAAATCTGGACAGCGGTCTCTACATTTGGCAAGAGAATGGGCTTTGGAACGTGTACTGGGTCGGAACACCCAAGGGTACCATCATAGATACGGCTTATCTCCAGCAAAAGTCATTGGGCTTAGCCCCTGTGCCAGCACCCGATACTGTAAAACGCATGGTCCCGAAGCTCACCTTGAGGTATCTCGGTTCGTCGATAGTTACGACGGATACAGTGTTCACAATGGCGGACATGGACTCTAGTGCGATGGGTTCCGTAGAAACGGGCTCAATAGTCGTGCCTGCGTACGACCGGAGCGCGACATGGTGGCTTGACAGCCTCGGCGGTAGTCCTCTGCACATACAGTTCCGCACGGATTCCTCGTTCATCGTCGATGTTTCCAGTGTCGAGTCGACGGACAGTCTGGTATTCTGTGGTAAAAATGCACGACCCGCATACGATGCGATATCGTCGTTCATGGGAGTGGGGATGGTGTACGTGCATCCGTGGCAATACACGATGCGTGTCGTCTGGAACGGCTATACTGACGGCGGGATGGAACCCGGTGGCGATTCAGCCTATGCCAAGGTAGTCGCGTACAGCAAGGCGGACCCTTCGCAGATAATTACGGATTCTATTGCGTGGCTGTTGGACCGTGCGGCGACCAAACTTGAAAAAGGAACAATCCTTACGAATACGCTGTTCTTAGACTTTGACTTTTCTGATACGCTGCCTGTAAAGCGCGAGGAAATCCTGTTCAAGTATGGCTTGCATGGGCAACCCGCCTATGTGACGGAGCAGGTTGTCGATTCGAAGGATCAGGTCGTAATGTCTTTCAAGCAGGATACATTAATTCCGTCGGGCCCCTCGAATGATGCGAATAAAATCAGTTGGAACGGGGTGGGAGCCGATAACACAGTGGCCTCCCTTGGAAACTACATTTTCCGTGTAATCGCCTGTTCCGACTCCCCCTGCGTGAACGCAGTCGATACTTTGAAATATCCTTTCTCGCTGGATACTCGCGAAAATTTTGTGGAAGATTCCACGGGAATTGGAGGGACTGGAGGCTCCGGGACTGCGGCCGGGCAGTATCCGTCGGTGCTCACCATGGATGAGGCTCACCCCGATTCTCTTGGCTACTTGCGCTATGAGGGCAGCATAGACTATCTGATGAGATCCCATGCCGAAGTGCGGCACCTGCCTGAAGAAGAGAGAACTATGTATTACAAGTGGAAACCGTGGAGCGATGTCCGCCAAGATACTATAGCGTCGCAAAAGTACGCCATCTACGAGAAATACCGCTACAGCGTGGGCATCCGCAGGCACAGGGACAAGTTCCCGGTGACGATTGCAGTGCTGTTGGCAACACAGGCTGTTGAAGTTTCTACAGCGGGACCATTTATACACCATACTTGCAGCAGCAGAGGACAGAATTTCCCCTATAGGATTGTTTATTTTAAAGCCGATATTGAAGAGGGAAAAGATCTTAATTTGGATGTGACCTTGGGGCCAAAGTTCGATATAGTAGGTTATAATGCAGAAAATGGTAAACCAATTCCAGCCGTCATGGGCATAAAAGTGCTGCCAATAGATGTATATGATAGTGCCGCTACTCGGGCGGATACGGTATACAAGATTGGAAATGTGTTGCGGGCAGAAATTGCTGGTGACGTTGATCAAGATTGGGACGATCAAGATGCTAGTGCGCTACACATAGATTTTAGTATAGATGAAATTTGGAATCTTTCTAGAACAGAGGCAGAACAAGCTGAGCTATTTAAAGAGCAGACAGAATTGAATAAATGGTTCAAAAATTATGATCGAGTGCCTTATTGGGAAACGGGACGTATGGTTTTATGGGACACTCTTCCGGAATTTGTGATGCTTTCGCGTGTAATTAAAGAAGGTGCTGCTATTCCGTCTTGCTCTGTGGATACTTCTGCCACGGAGGATGATAGCCATTTTGTATGTGGAGCGCCTAACGTGAAGGAGGAGATTGCAGATACCGCAGGTAAATTCTTACAACTATTTAATCCTCATTACGATATGCTGGATGTTAATGTATTATATCTGTTTGAAAGAACTGTAATGAATAGAGGCTTTGCGAAGAAGGACTTTAGTCCACCAGAAGGATGCTATTCTTATTTGAAGTCGGGCACTGATATCGGGTTTACATTGAAAATCCATGCAAAGTCAGATTACTGGGATCCACCCTGGGGTTACAATAACCTTGCGAATCGCTACGTGCGCTTTGATCCGACAAACTCGACCTTGTTCGGTAACGGAGGGTATTTCTGGACCAACTATAGCGACGATGTGAAAAAGCCCTTGTCTCCCGCAATGAAAAACCATTACGGGACTAATGGTTGGGAATTCAGTTACGACGATGATAACTCCCGTATTACCGCATTCGAGGCGGAACGGTTCCCCATGCGGCAATCGGGTATGAACCCGCTTTGGTTCGGTGACGAGATAAATACTGGTAATAGGGATTCCCTCTATCTATCAAAATTTGCCATAACATATTTCAATGCAGGTACCACTATCCCGTTCCGGACAGTGGCGAAAATGAATAGAGTCGTTAAAAAGACTGTCAACAGCACTGATGCTACTGCAAAGCAGGATAACTGGGTGAATGCGACGTGCGATATCAACCCGCTGGACATCGGCTTCGTTGTCGCTCCCGCCATGTCGCCTAATCAAGCTATCATTATTGATTCAAATGCGTCAACTCCTTATCCATTCCGTGGGAACATCGACGCTCTTCGGCGCTCTCCGGGAAACAGTTATGTATTCTATCCCGATTTGCGTTCCCGTATCCATGTAGGGACGGGTGACTGGGACGATTCGCTCTGGACTGCAAAATATGTCGTAACGACAGGAGCAGTTCCGTTGATTCGCAATCCTGTTACTGACGTGTCGCTTGAATTCATAACCGCGAGTCCTGTGCCCATCCCGTCAGTAAACTTGCTGGACAGTGTTTGTCGGTATGTGTTACGGCCGGGGGATACTGCAAACGGTTATTGGGTTGTTCCCAAGAATTCCATTGATTCGGTGAATATTGGCAAGGGCAAGTTCATATACTCGTCGTATAACGCGACGAATTCTGGCTTCATTCCTGTCGTGACGGATTCTACCGGGTTGCGGCTCGTAAATAGCGGCTGGGACACCCTGAGGGTGACCGGTGGCGGCTGGACCCTCCGCAATCCAGGTGTCAGGGACACGCTTGCGCTGGATTACGTGTTCTCTGCAGACGGGACTATCCCGGTAAACATGAAAAACAGTAACCATTCTGTCCCGCTCAGGAACGTCCTTGCGCAGAATAATGCCGACACGCTCTTGGTGGATCCGTGGGTCAAGGAAATGGACGTGACGCTTGATTCGCTCGTTTATCGCGACGACACGCTTGCCGATACGGCGCAGCAAAGGCACGCCCTTCTTGATGCAAGCTACAACGATACGACCAGGTTGTTCGACGTCGAATGGAACGGTGTGGCCCCGACGTTCCGCATGAACGAAATCGCGACATTCCGTGGGCGTGTGCCCGGAGATAAAGCTCCCTGGAGACTCAGTTATGTACACGGTAGCTACACGTACCCTGTCGCAGAGGGTGTGCAGGATACCGTGCCGGTTACGGAACCCTTCCCGATATTGACGAGGTTCAACATGAACCACTTGCACGGCAACGCGAGTTTCTTCCTCATGTGGGGCGGCGGCAAGGCCGGAAAAACGCACTACCGCAAGCTGGACCTGCTCGTGGGCAATCGCGTGAATCCATCTGACAGCGTCCATGTGCAATCTATGTATGCAAACGTCGGCGCGGATTTCGTGCCTGGGGCGTGGGGGGCTGATCCGGTCGACGTGACTGTGCGCAGCGTCTCGCCGAACGAATACGTGTACCGTACGTTCAAGAACCTTGCCGTGACGGGTCCGATGGTGGAAATCCTGCCGTCGCACGATTTCGGTGAGGACGACAGTCTGTGGCCCATGGTCAGCGTAAAAATGTCCAAGGCCGATGTGGACGCCACCAAAAAGGACGTCTCCGAACTCGCCATATACAAGCCCGATACGGTGGCGCGCGAGATTGTACCGCTCACGCCGAGTTGGCAGGAATGTTACAAGGTGGACCCCAGTGGCGACATCCAGGATTCCTGCAATTCTTCTGGAGGGTGGGACTACGTATTGCTCAGGGCGAAGACCCGCACGTTCTCTGACTTTATCGTACTCGATACGGCGTCGGCGACTTCGTACGAGCCTGTTGTTACGCCTCCCGTACCGGATACGCTGATTTGTGCGGAACCCATGCTCGATACCGTATGGGCGGGTACGTACAACGGAAGGCTGGAATTCGCGAATCCCTGTGTTGGTCGCGCCAACTATTTGCTACAGCTCCGCGTTGGCGGGAATGTTGCCGCCGAGCACCAGGGCGTGCTCTCGGGCCCTGCAATCGCGTGGGAGGCCCGCCGTGGCGACATCTGGCTGCCTGCCGACGTGTACACTTCCCGCATCGACATCCACGGTGTGGACGGTTCGGCAGAACACTTCGCCGGCCCGATGGTTCGCGTGGACTCGGTCCGGCCCTGGGTCTCGTATGTCGACATCGCGGTCGCGGACGGCGACAGTGGTTCCCGCATATTGCTCGTGTCCACGTCGCTCGCCGATTCCATCAGCGGTATCGCGAATGCCGTCGTGGACGTGCGCTATGGCGGCTATGTCGTGGAAAGGCGCGTCGTACCTTACGGCGGTGCCGCTGACACCTCGCTTGTGGAGCAGTTTGTCCTGAGTCCTTCGCTACTCGCGGCCTGTACAGGCTGCCGTGCGACTGTGAACGTGCGCGTCGAGGATATGGGTCACAACTATGTGGAGGAATCTTGGCGCTCGAGACAACTTTATCCGTTCCCGTCGTCGCTTGTGCTGTGGTACCCGATGTCGGAGGGTAGCGGAAATGTTGCCCATGAAATGCTTGCCGGGTTGAATTTGCCGCTCGATAGCGTGGCGACCCCTTGGGCGTATGGCGGCAAGCTCTCGCTAGCGTATGTAAGTGACCATTCCATGCCTTCGGACTACCTCTTCTCTAATTTTGAGACACCGATGAGTGTTGAGTTTGAAGCCATTGTCAACATACGGTCGGGAAGATTGTTTACCTGGAGAGGCAACTTGACCAATTTGACATTGGGGATCGAGAACAATAGATTCTATGTGGATGCGGGCAACGGCGCAGTGGAATTATCACATGTCGTTGGCGAAACATCTTCCAAGCATTATATATTCGTGCTTGATAGTACCAATGTTACCTTGTATGTAGATGGAAAACTTGTTGGATGTGAAGCGCTTCCTGGAGGTTTTGCAATGCGTGGCACGGGGCGTCCGGTACTAGGACGCGATAGCGGAGAACATTCTGCATCGTTCCGTATGTCGGACCTGCGCGTGTACAATTCCGCACTCACTGAAGAACAGGTGCAGTTCTTGCAGAATCTGGACAGCCTGCCCCCGTACAGGGAACCCGGCGATACTTCCTCAGTCGATACCTCCGTGGTTGATACCACTCCGGTCTCGCTCGCGGTCCGTGCCGTGGAACTCG